In Pseudorasbora parva isolate DD20220531a chromosome 1, ASM2467924v1, whole genome shotgun sequence, the DNA window GTAAAAGTGATTGTCAAATATTTTCTTTGGATAACCTTTGTGAACGTGAGAAAATTCTAGAAAAGCAGTCTTTATGGGCTTCCATATGTTTTAAAACAGTCATTATAGCAATTCAGCTAGTTTCTACAAAATTGGCACACAATGGATTGTTATTCTGTGTTATTGAAAAAGAATTTAATAAAGTTACTGATTCCTTTTAAAATGTCTTGTcatgcttttattttgtaacatactGTCCATAAAACATGCATGTTGCTGAGCTAATGACTCAATACACTAAAATGCATTGCATAACACAAATACTGGGTAAAATACGACATTTTTAATTACTAATAATTACAAGTTTTACCTTCTTAGTATTGATtgaattaatatatatttataagcATTTATCTGGCTTTATCtcctgtgtttttgttttttgcactgCAGTGGACTCTGGGATTGCCTTCTTTGCAGAGGATGCATAATGTTTTGCAAAGAAGGCAAAAACTACTTTAGTTTGTAAGCACAATtctgatataaaaaaatgtttattgttgttgctAACTCCATAACATATAAATGCAACCTTAAACTCTAGGATTCAACCAGCATTATTCTACTAACTAGGAGTTACAGGGCCTGTCTGTCAGAGAGTGTCAAACAGGTACAGTAAAAATGCTCTTAAAGTGAGAGATTGGCTGACAGGTCACTGCTTGAGTCATTTgtccttttggctaagatcagcACAGTATTAATGAGTCTTTTAAAGCTTTAGACTGAAGTGAATGTTTCTGTAATTACTTACGGAGCCGACCTGATGTGTGTATTGATAAATTATGCTCTCATTTTACTGCCATGTTTTTTCTGGATTTGTACCAGggtactacttttttttttttttagatgtaccATGATACAATTATGTATCTTTGGATGTACGCCATAGTAAtaccatgtttttaaaaaatatatattttgcacaTAGACCATGGTATTCACTGAATTATCTTTGGTATTTTTAAGTATTTATGGTAATAATATCTAAAGCCATGGCATCACCACAGTAAGGGCAGGTGGTAGCTCTGCTCTAAATCACATTTAAACACAACtcaaactgaaaaataaaacacaatatgcTTGTTATAAATATTGTTGTTACAGACCCTTTCATTAGGACTTCCTCTGCAATGAATCATTTCTGTTGTGTTCTCACGATCTGCTAACAGATGGTGCTGAGCATTTGGAGCCGTGCTGCTGGAGATCATGAGGGCCTGTCTGTGAGTCATTGAGACATTGGAGGTCAGATGGTCTGACTGCTGGCATCCACGACTCCTTCAGTgtaagtgtgaatgtgtgttggTTTGGAGACGAGATGGAGGGATCTTTGTTTCACTCTTACTGTGTCCCCCTCTGTGATCAGACTTTTATCAACGTGTCTTGGCGGCCTCACAGATGCAATTTAGTACTTTGACCTCTCGCTTACTAAAGGAGAGGCAGGTGATACATCTCTGAAAACAGTGTGTGTCCTGTATACTACCAATAAAACTGCTACTGTATACTACCAATAAAACTGCTACATTTCACCATGTTTCAATACATTCTACAGAATTAGGCAGAATTCTTCCCAAAACAAGCAGAAAATGCAAAGTATGCAAGTCTCATTTCACTTAGTACTATTCAGGGTCCTATCATACACATTTTTTCAAACAGCTATTTTCAAACGGCAAGTGTTTGCTAGTTTTAGCCCAACGCAGTTTTTAGCCCAactcattttcacgtccagtgcCAAGTAGTTTAAATAGTTCTGTTCACCCATGAGCATGCTGGTCTAAAagcgaggtgtgttcaggctcATTGACCAACCAAAACCTAATGTAAAgttgcagtattttttgtgttatttaaaaggAGCTATAGTAATATGTGACCATCGGTTggttattacacacacagggacgcagcacacaaacattttttaaatattaaaaataaaaggattcctctctggagaagtgtCCACTTGCAAATTCGATTCGCACCTCCACCGTGCGATTCAGACCATGCGTTCAACGTTAAAATAGGACCCTTAGTGTTGtttttgttaactaaaactaaaccttaaaaataatatatttttattacacggctctgtgaaatacttgattctgattggtcaatcgcgcattccagcgccCGCGGTATAttatagagggtatgcatcgacgtcactttcccgccggaaCACGCCCTCTCAGCCGGGGCtgggtggcagaagagctgTGCATAGCCATGtaacaaatcttcagcaatagataaaggcttaagcAGTCTGGAAAAAAGTTCTAATACTGAActtttttgcttgaaaaaagTGTTTGCactattttgtttaaaatattttacacttgattttgtcatattttatctAATGCAATGACTTTCAGACATCAAGTATGGTTTAATACTATTTTGGCATACTGTACACAGCCTTTAAAGAAAGTGTCACCAAAtactttattttgtgtgtgtgtgtgcgtgcgtgcgtgcgtgcgtgcgtgcgtgtgtgcgtgtgtgtgcgtgtgtgtgcgtgtgtgtgtgtgtgtttcatgcTTTGAAAAGGCTTTGAAATGCCAATCAATTCGGCCCCCTGGATaagaattataaattaaatccaTGAGAGACACATTTAATCAATGCAGAGGTACATTATAAATGCAAATGTACAAAACATGAATAATTTTCATTTCACactgcatttttaaaaacacaataaCATCAGATTCCAGGCTCACAAGTAAGTTTAAAGATATAAAGGGTTGTAGCAGGTGCTAACAGCATAGCTACACAGATACTTTGAGACTTTTTTCCAGTACAGTTTTAAGACATGacctgtattattattattattattattattattattattattattattattattattattattattattaactttctattaatcagagaatcctgaaaaaatactactatttttatataatcaactattttcaacattgatagtaaataaaatgtcttcAGCAGTAAATCATCATAATTAGAATCATattaggatcatgtgacactgaagacttgtgtaatgatgctgaaaattcagctttaccgtCACAggaattacatttgaaaatatattcacatagattcttatttaaattattattattaatttttttatatttcacaatattactgtttttactgtatttttgatcaaattgtcttgatgagcataagaggtttctttcaaaagcattaaaaatgttACCATCCCAGACCTTTTGAATGGTAATGTACATGATCCGCCTCAACAGCAGCACATAATTATTGTTAGCATAATTCAGTTAGCTCTGCTGAGAGCTTTTACCCAGCTGCCTTTCATGAGTTATGTTCCCATAGTTACTGTGCCTCTAAAGTTAATAGAAGTATTGatttgtgtgtgttatgtgGCAAGTGGAGCAGTGCTGttgtagtttgtgtgtgtgcgtgtgtgtgtgcatgtgcgtgtgtgtgtgcgtgtgtgtgtgtgtgtgtgtgtgtgtgcgtgtgcgtgtgcgtgtgcgtgtgcgtgtgtgtgtgtgtgtgtgtgtgtgtgtttggctgaaagttCAGTTAGTAGCACACAGCTTATCTCAAAGCTTTCAAGAATTGCCTGAACACTGatgtaaacacattaacatTGGAAATCAAATAATTCAAGTATTAACAGACTAAATGGTGACTGCAAACTGTGCATGTTTTGGTAAAAGGATTATTCCTTCCGTGCAGTACATTTTAATGGTTatatcatatatttattttcactttttaaagatgtttttttattacaatatcAGTTTAATATATGTGTCTGTCCATTCActaattaacatgatttcttgggAATTATGTTTTAGTGTAAAATCAATTTACCCTCATgttagttggttggttggttggttggttggctaattaatattaaaaaaaatggggTACATTAGGATaaacggtaaaaaaaaaaaaatccaacttgaaaataaacataaaaagttaaataaaaactttcaaatgttttacagctttttatattttttaaacgtAATATTGTAGGTATTGttaaacttctttcaaaataaaatatttacatacCTCCATATTTACATGTATAAATCTAGCTAACAGAATTAGCAGCTAACAGTGCCATTGACTAATTTGACCAAATCTTATTGACAAATTTCTTGATGGCATCCCTCCAGGAAGTGGCATCAGTTTTTGGAGGGAAATTGGGgaatgttaaatatataaaatggtTAAAAATTAAATCCtgttcaataaaataacaaaaatatgtatgataatgtcaaaatattcaaatattgtgTCAAAATTGTTGcaactattttaatttttatacatCCTCCTGCGAATTCCATCAGTGCATGATTTATGTGCGTTTTATGTTGCCATTTTTAGGCTATGAATACCAGGTCTGATGCATTAGACACCGGGCCTATGTTGCTTTAAATGTATTGCCTAATTTTCCATTTTATTTCATGCTGGAAGTTGAACATGATTGTGAAAAAAGTGACCAAAACATTACTAGGCTAGTCTGGATAAATAATTCCATTAGGCATGGATATACTCTTACCAAAGTAATTATAGTGAACATAATTAAACCCTTAAACTCTTATTTCACAAATGTACTGAACCACCTGTTCTACAGTAATAATGTTGTTCTGTTGTATTTCAAATCaggaaaaataacaacaaaaccccctcaaaaataacaataaaatgcaATGCAATTGATAAGAGTTCAGTAACATGTTGGCCACACTGCCAGGAAAATTATTTGTAGAATGAAATTGAACAGCAAATAAAAAGCTGAGGTATTCTTAGCTTGATCGATTGCCCTGCACTGTGGTAAATAAATACTCATGTTGAGAGGAAAGGAGCTTGTGGTTCTTATGATGGACAATAAATGCTCTCACTGTGCTGAATCATCGGGTGTGAGATCAAGGAGTGATGCGAGGGGAAAAACATAAATCAGTTTTTAATGAAAGTGATCATAACGCTACCACAGTGAACAGAATTGATGTGTCGCTCCTTAATACTGCTGTATGTGAATTTATTGCACATAGGCCTAATTTGTTACTGTAATGCTCTATTTTGTTATAAATTCTACCcgagaaaagtaaaaaaatcaaCAACCAAAACACGTCTGGTTGCCTAGATAAGACCTTCTCGGTTCATTCTAACATTCTTGATTGACACCACTCGTCTCGCACCGATTCATGAGTGACTGAAATGTTAGCCCGAGAGCCACAGTTCAGAACAGCTTCAGTTCATTCATATATTGGAAagttcagctgaacacaaattGTGTTCGGTGCAGTTTTATCATCTTTGCGCTATAGCTAATTTGGTAAATCAtatactaaaaaaaattaacaacatTAAAAGTATCCATCTATACATTGTTGAATGAGAAAACAAATGCTGAATTGGAAAACTGAGCTGAAAAAATGACTATTAACTTTTGAGTTGCTTTATAgctaaatgtaatttttgttttaaaacttTGCAACATACTTATTGAACTTAATTGAAtccacattaaattaaattaagctAAATAATGGAACTTTTGTCCTCTGTGTAGATGGAATTGATTGTATAGATTGATAAATTGAAGTGGTTTCATAATTGTTTGTTTTCATAATTATTCAACCCTGTTATTTTCCTGTGCATTAGCATGATTTAGTGTCTATATTATGCATATGTAAatcattatataaataaatgtgtcaGCTTGAATTCCCCCCAAATTGTGACCCCTTGTGGCTCATAATTCCtgttttaaaggtcctgttcttcgcgaccccatctttcaaactttagttagtgtgtaatgttgctgttagagcataaataatacctgtaaaattataaagctcaaagttcaatgccaagcaagatattttatttaacagaagtttcctttcaaagcctacagcgaacggccggtttggactacagcaggaagtgcagggatgtaatgacgtcactagaaccgtttgttgactaaccctccgcccacaagaacacgcaaaatagggggcgtggtcttgttgctctcccacgtggagaagagcgcgcattcagcgcttgttatggtaagaggcgggacctttccgggcaaagtgcgctaagctgctgtccaatcacaacacgggaagcgctggcccaatcagaacttgttACGTATTTctaaaggagggacttcatagaacaaggaaatcatcaggccgtttttaggacagagaaaacagcgctgtacagataagtaaattgtgtgaaaaatactgcgTTTTTTTACATGctaaacatgaactcatgttatattgcacactgtaaacgcaatcaaggcttcaaaaacacacgaaaaacgggacctttaaagcttTAAAGAGGCTATATTTAGAATTCAGAAGCCCTTGTTATTATAACGACACCAGTGGCCATTAAGTGAACTGCAGCCAGCAACTTATTGCTGGAGCTCACACTTATGCACACATAAGACTGCACATGATTGAAAGCCCCAATATACTCACGGCCAGTGTTGGGCGTAAAGTAATTAACATAatcataatcagattactttttattAAGGAACTAGTAAACTTCCAtgacttatttgaaaaagtaactgcagtattttgttgtaaatttaaagGTGATACATACCTTTTAAATTTAGAGTTACTTTTAAATAAGTAATGCAAGTTACTTTGCTTTCCCATTTATCGCCTGACATCTCTCCTGCCCCCGTATTCAGCATTGTGTGTTGTGTAAATATGATGGGTATCGTAGACTAAATTTAAGCGTTTACTCATCTTACTTTTTGTGAACATTCTGAACAAATGGGACtccaaaatttacatttttgcattttttttgtgtgcaaatttatgtttcatttttttaaattactgaacTAAGATGATGTGTTCGAAATCGCCCCTAATTCACTATTGCCTACATTACTCCACTAATATAGTCTACTTGAaggattgaatgaatgaatgaaaatgagcgagtgaattcagacactgagTGTGCCAGAAGGGCTGCCAGTTTTTGCATAGTTTGTGCTTGCTGTTTGATAATCAATTGAAACGTAGCAAACTGGCAACTCCAGTAGAAATGAAAAGATTTATCTTGAACTCTGCCATTGAATCTAGCATGTGTaaaccttaattaaacaatttaataatttataccTGTATGGAATTTATACATGATATTACACTCTAGCCACATTGGACGAGCGGTTtgtaaaatggatggatggatgattcagCTGTGGGCGAAGTGCGGTGTGACTCTctcagtgcattatgggtattctttAGTCATTGAGCATACATCAGTTGTACACATGTTGTTTCAGTGCATTGTTGGATTGAATGAGTGCGCTcgataacgtccactatggttttggaCACTACTACAAATGGCTCTCTCCTCAAATAGTGCTCTATTCAAGAGTATAAGAGGAGATTTCAGACACAGCCAGTGTTGAACTTTCTTCTCCTGCATCCTATTTTTCTGCAATCCAGAACGGCAGCATAGGtattttacatttgcatttCCTTTAGCCCGAGGCTTATTCCTTTCAAGTTTGGTGTGAAAGAGCCTTTACATACCAGCCTAGGTTTgaaaaagtaatgcaaaagtaatgtaactcattactttccataaaaagtactgcaattgattacttttttttttggtagcaACGCAATATcataacacattacttttaaaaagcaATTTAACACTGCTCACGTCGAAGTTCTTTTCCGTTTGGAAGCGATATACTGTTTACGAACATCCCCACGCCGTCCACGCCTGCTGAGAGCGACGTTAATTACATGAAGATGTAAATACGTGCTGCACgctttcctctcaataacaaaataaacgtGCAACAAAAATGATCTGATCATATGATATGGATATGTTTGCACCACCTCTGTGATTCACCAGCATTGTGTCAAAAGATAGGGTTACACTGTTATAAGTATAATTGAGACTATAGATCTGGCCATGTGAGGCTATACTTGAATTACTTGCTTTTATTTGCGTGATATATTGACATTACAGTATAGAATGCCTATTTTGGTATGATCCTGAACATTGTAAGAATTAATTTCATGTGTCATTAAACAAAAGTGAGGTTCTCTGGAGTGCACATTCAGTAAGTCCTTCACCTAAAAATCAGACTACAGTCTTTCATAGGCAACCTAGGAAGTCAGGAAAGGTCTTGTTGAAGTTTGTTTAAGTTGTATTGACAATACAAAAAGCTATTAATGCATGACAATTCTTACATGTATCCAGTGATCATATTTGCAGTGTATTCACCAAAAATATTGGAATCAATATAATCTTTATTGTGGTTGAGAGCAGACATGTAGCATAATTGCATTTTCTCTTTTGTCCTTCACATAAATGAAAGATACATTCATTACTTCCATTTTAATGACTTCAGCTGAGGCACTTGATATATCATGCAGTGCAGACTATAGCTCTCTGCAAATGCATACACTTCATCAAGGACAACAAAATCAAACTACGTCAGGGAATTATATTGTAAATGAAAGAGACAGATGCTCTTGTAAAGAAGTTTTTCATCTTAAGTATTTTGCCCAAAGGCCTTCAGTCAAGTTTTTTGTCATCTTGCAAAATATAATCACAATAAGGACCAAAAACAATGTGAATGGTTTACCAATGCGTTGCAAGTATTGCAGTCCCATTGCACAAACTGTACTTGCAGGGGTGTTTACAAAGTACTCAAAGGGGGCAAATGCACATGTCTAAGTAAACTTGTTCACTAACATTTGCTTCACCATGACCGTGTAAGAGAAGATTTACAGTAGAAGAAGTTTATATCTGCTATAGCACCCCTTGTGGCAGTGCTAAGGATGCAGGTTTGTTTGCATACAAAATTCAGCTTGTGTCGCTAGAAGTGTGTTCAGGGCCTTACTAAGATGTTTATATCATTatgtattataaaaatataaatttgatCCCATGTTTCTTATTATAAATTCAGGATGCATTGGTTGTGAGAACAGCTGCGTCAGGTTAGTGTGGTTTGGAAGTGTCTGATTTTGGCTTGTTTGGTCTGATTCTCTGGCCTTGTGTGCTTCCGTTTTGGAGTGATTTCATTTTAATGAACCCCATCCAGGGCTGGAGAAAAAGAGAGGGCATGGGTGTCATTTCAGGATTTATGCCTTCTTGTTTGATAGAACTGAATTAAATTCAGTTTCCATAAAGATGTCTTCAAAGCTTGGGAAATTTTGtgatccttttttttaaatgcatgggCTTATTATTAGATGGCTAGCAGCTTAGATATCCCTGTGTAGTGGTTGAAACATGGTGTCAGATCTGTTAATCGTCCAAGTGCTGCTCCTCCCAGGTGGACGTGGGAATGGCGCTGTAAGGGTCCATGATGACTTTGGCACAGCGAATGATCATTGCCACCAACAGCAGACAGAGGAAGGCGATGCATGCCAGGGTAAGACCCTGGTCCACGTCCACAAAAGCAGGGTCTGGTGTTGTCTCCTCCATGGATTCGGTCTGTCCGCATCAGTCCAGGCCTCTGATACCATCCTGATCACTTATCTGAGGGTGGGGAGATTGAGAGACAAGAGTCCAATAAAAGGAACTGGTTTCAATCTGCAAAAAGGATTTTAGGTTCAGTACACTTTAAACTCCATACACCGCATCCGTGGCCTGTTGTCAAATTACCGCAGGTGTAGTAACATCTGTATTTGATCTGTAAAGGGGCCATTCACTCAGGATGTGTTTTTACATTCGGTCTAAGCTATTATCGATCGTTTGACTTTTGAAAGTCTTTGTGCACATGATTGTAGAATTGTAAAATTAAGAAACCAACAGCCATATTTAGCATTTGTGTGTACATGGTCAAAGAACTACAAACCTGTGACTCATACCTCCCTAACCCTAGCCAAATGGATTTTAACGGGGCACAATTATCAGACATGctgcattaaaatgtaatatattgcattatataattatataaatatataatgcaattatataattgtattatataaCTTAAATATTCCTCTTTATaaatcaaaagtttggggtcagtcaaCAATCAATACATTGTGATTAAGCACAATgttattaagcagcacaactgttaaTAACTGCTAATCAACATTGATGAGAAATGTTTTTGAGCTGCAAACAAACCTATTAGAAatatttctaaaggatcatgtgatattgACTATACAGTAATGactactgaaaattcaactaagtattaaatatttaataaaataaacaattattagttattttaaatgataataatatccataatattactgtttatatGTTTcgtcaaataaatacattttgttttcagatgttattaatcaaataaaaaaaaatatttcaactatatatatatatatatatacagtgttgttcaaaataatagcagtacaatgtgactaaccagaataatcaaggtttttagtatattttttattgctacgtggcaaacaagttaccagtaggttcagtagattgtcagaaaacaaacaagacccagcattcatgatatgcacgctcttaaggctgtgcaattgggcaattagttgaattagttgaaaggggtgtgttcaaaaaaatagcagtgtctacctttgactgtacaaactcaaaactattttgtacaaacattttttttttctgggatttagcaatcctgtgaatcactaaactaatatttagttgtatgaccacagttttttaaaactgcttgacatctgtgtggcatggagtcaaccaacttgtggcacctctcagctgttattccactccatgattctttaacaacattccacaattcattcacatttcttggttttgcttcagaaacagcatttttgatatcaccccacaagttctcaattggattaaggtctggagattgggctggccactccataacattaattttgttggtttggaaccaagactttgcccgtttactagtgtgttttgggtcattgtcttgttgaaacaaccgtttcaagggcatgtcctcttcagcatagggcaacatgacctcttcaagtattttaacatatgcaaactgatccatgatccttggtatgcgataaataggcgcaacaccatagtaggagaaacatgcccatatcatgatgcttgcacctccatgcttcactgtcttcactgtgtactgtggcttgaattcagagtttgggggtcgtctcacaaactgcctgtggcccttggacccaaaaagaacaattttactctcatcagtccacaaaatgttcctccatttctctttaggccagttgatgtgttctttggcaaattgtaacctcttctgcacatgcccttttttttaacagagggactttgcgggggattcttgaaaatagattagcttcacacagacgtcttctaactgtcacagtacttacaggtaactccagactgtctttgatcatcctggaggtgatcattggctgagcctttgccattctggttattcttctatccattttgatggttgtcttccgttttcttccacgtctctctggttttgctctccattttaaggcattggagatcattttttgcacctctttataggttttcccctctctaatcaactttttaatcaaagtacgctgttcttctgaacaatgtcttgaacgacccattttcctcagctttcaaatgcatgttcaacaagtgttggcttcatccttaaataggggccacctgattcacacctgtttcttcacaaaattgatgacctcagtgattgaattccacactgctatttttttgaacacacccctttcaactaattgcccaattgcacagccttaagagcgtgcatatcatgaatgctgggtctcatttgttttctgagaatctactgaacctactggtaacttgtttgccacgtagcaataaaaaaatatacgaaaaaccttgattattctggttagtcacattgtactgctattattttgaacaagactgtatatatatatatatatatttacatcatACAACAGCAAAAGAACTAAAACCTACAACAACAGTAGTTGGTTAATTGACCatgcaaataaatatagtaaacaaatgaataaaaagatTAATTTTTCCATGTTTTTTGCCTCAAAATCACGTTTTATTATGTACAGGAAGAACATAATCTCTTTTGCCCACTCTCTCCCCCATTCTAACGCACAGACACATATAGTATATACTAATtgggcataacattatgacccccTTTCTTATATTGTGTCAGTCCCCTTTCGTTGCCAAAACGGCAAAAGCgatgcacacacactcagctatccacgtgatgtaaaagaaaaaaacactgtaTATTTTCAcatcagcattaacttcttgaagAATTTGAGCTTTGGCCGCACATGACCCTGTTGCCCGTTCactactgttccttccttggaccacttttgataaatactgACCACTACAGaatgggaacaccccacaattTAGGGTGGAGATGCTCTGTCTTCTTGTCATGACAATTTGGCCCATGTCAAACtctctcaaatccttacgcttgcccattatTCCTGCTTCTAATACATTAACTTTTAGGAAAAAattttcacttgctgcctaatatatcccgcccactaacaggtgccatgatgaagaggtaatcagtgttattcacttcacctgtcattgAGATCAATATATAGTTACATTAAAagctttttatttcagataaatacagttttcttttgaattttctattcatcaaagaatcctaaaaagatgttacacaactgtttcaacagtggataatataaatgtttctaatcatattagaatgatttctgaaggatcatgtgacactgaagactggagttatgatgctcaaaattcagctttacatcacaggaataaattacattttaaaatatattacaatagaaaccacatttcataatattacagcttttgttgtatttctaattacataaatgcagccttggtgagcagaagagacttctttaaaaacattgtaAAAATCTTATCGTtctaaaacttttgaccggtagtgtgtgtgtgtgtgtatatatatatatatatatatatatataaactcactaccggtcaaaagttttagaatggtaagatttaaaaaaaaaatttttaaagcAACTATATGCAAAGAACAGAATAGTTTGAGGgcattatgtatgtatgtatatatatatatatatatatatatatatatatatatatatatatatatatatatatatatatatacagtcttgttcaaaataatagcagtacaatgtgactaaccagaataatcaaggtttttcgtatatttttttattgctacgtggcaaacaa includes these proteins:
- the LOC137085337 gene encoding cortexin domain-containing 1 protein, with the protein product MEETTPDPAFVDVDQGLTLACIAFLCLLLVAMIIRCAKVIMDPYSAIPTSTWEEQHLDD